In a single window of the Osmerus eperlanus chromosome 2, fOsmEpe2.1, whole genome shotgun sequence genome:
- the rfx1a gene encoding MHC class II regulatory factor RFX1a isoform X4, whose protein sequence is MATSGYVGELQPTSQPQGTGVSVTTGQTSTSDPSTPQFLAEIQTTVTTQPTAAPAGQTTPPDQAPPTPSQNTTPPAQTQYVTAEIQSSPTQSGNSQSTPQYIVVTVTEGSLHSSDSVSDSSPPPAVVQTGVPTQVVQQVQTAQQVQQQLQQVPVQHVYTNQVQYVEGGDTSYTTSTIRSGSFSYTDTPLYTQTTAAPYYEAPPSSGSPATTPGTPLTVSVTTGSAGVSMFVAGTGQIVANPTPTAGGGATVVTTGGTANGSGEGAGANGGGGSYVIQGGYMLGGGGGGSNSQSYSHNARASPATVSITEGEESSVPSADKKVQWLLDNYETAEGVSLPRSTLYCHYLLHCQEQKLEPVNAASFGKLIRSVFMGLRTRRLGTRGNSKYHYYGLRIKASSSLIRLMEDQQHLAMRQQPFSQKQRLKPVQKVEGMTNGTAAGSGQQQQGAGLSDISAQVQQYQQFLDASRALPEFPDIDLQGKALPEDIEPEHIKGFQLLYREHCEAILDVMINLQFTLVETLWKTFWRFSQNQAGDSVTLAVHDESEKRLPKSCLVILCKYDPVLRWSRDCDNTLYQALVEILIPDVLRPIPSALTQAIRNFAKSLESWLTNAMMNIPEEMVRIKVTSASAFAQTLRRYTSLNHLAQAARAVLQNTAQINQMLSDLNRVDFANVQEQASWVCRCEDRVVQRLEQDFKLTLQQQNSLEQWASWLDGVVSQVLKPYQHSAAFPKAAKLFLLKWSFYSSMVIRDLTLRSAASFGSFHLIRLLYDEYMYYLIEHRVAQAKGETPIAVMGEFASLGRSLNPLDPDKEEEEEEEEESDDESQELSLPSDGAGLGEESLEPPAKLARTDQRVLFSTGSTD, encoded by the exons ATGGCCACATCAGGCTACGTGGGGGAGttgcagccaaccagccagcctcaaGGTACAGGTGTAAGTGTGACAACGGGACAGACATCCACCTCAGACCCCTCCACACCGCAGTTCCTGGCTGAGATTCAGACCACAGTGACCACCCAGCCTACAGCAGCACCTGCAGGACAAACCACTCCTCCTGACCaggcccctcccacaccctctcaGAACACCACTCCGCCCGCTCAGACTCAGTATGTGACTGCAGAGATCCAGAGTTCCCCCACGCAGTCTGGGAATTCCCAGAGCACACCTCAGTACATCGTTGTCACGGTCACAG aGGGGTCTCTCCACTCCAGTGACTCAGTGTCtgactccagcccccctccagccgTGGTGCAGACTGGGGTTCCCACTCAGGTTGTGCAGCAGGTTCAGACAGCCCAACAG GTGCAGCAGCAGTTGCAGCAGGTTCCAGTACAGCATGTGTACACCAACCAGGTTCAATATGTGGAAGGAGGAgacaccagctacaccaccagTACCAT TCGTTCTGGCAGCTTCTCCTACACAGACACCCCTCTGTACACCCAGACCACTGCTGCCCCCTACTACgaagcccctccctcctccgggtCACCGGCCACCACCCCAGGGACCCCATTGACTGTGTCCGTGACAACGGGCTCAGCGGGTGTGTCCATGTTCGTGGCAGGGACGGGCCAGATCGTGGCTAACCCTACCCCCACCGCCGGGGGAGGGGCCACGGTGGTGACCACTGGAGGCACGGCCAACGGGTCCGGGGAAGGGGCAGGGGCCAACGGTGGCGGGGGCAGCTATGTGATCCAGGGGGGGTACATGCTGGGGGGAGGCGGTGGGGGCAGCAACAGTCAGAGCTACTCACACAACGCCCGTGCGTCTCCTGCCACTGTGAGTattacagagggagaggagagtagcgTGCCGTCGGCAGACAAAAAG GTACAGTGGTTACTGGATAACTACGAGACAGCAGAAGGAGTCAGCCTGCCTCGCTCCACCCTCTACTGCCACTACCTGTTGCACTGCCAGGAGCAGAAACTGGAGCCGGTCAACGCCGCCTCGTTCGGCAAACTCATCCGCTCGGTCTTCATGGGGCTGCGGACGCGGCGTCTGGGAACACG gGGTAATTCTAAGTACCACTACTACGGCCTGAGGATCAAGGCCAGCTCGTCTCTCATCAGACTGATGGAGGACCAGCAGCACCTGGCCATGAGGCAGCAGCCTTTCTCCCAGAAACAGAG gttgAAGCCGGTGCagaaggtggaggggatgaCCAATGGCACGGCAGCAGGCTcaggccagcagcagcagggggcGGGGCTCTCTGACATCAGCGCCCAAGTGCAGCAGTACCAGCAGTTCCTGG ATGCATCGCGAGCGCTCCCAGAGTTCCCTGACATCGATCTGCAGGGGAAAGCCCTGCCGGAGGACATAGAGCCAGAGCACATCAAAGGCTTCCAGCTGCTCTATCGGGAACACTGTGAG GCCATCCTGGATGTGATGATCAATCTGCAGTTCACCCTGGTGGAGACCTTGTGGAAGACCTTCTGGAGGTTCAGCCAGAACCAGGCTGGAGACTCAGTCACACTTGCCGT GCATGACGAGTCAGAGAAGCGTCTGCCCAAGTCCTGCCTGGTGATCCTGTGTAAGTATGACCCGGTGCTGCGCTGGAGCCGTGACTGTGACAACACGCTGTACCAGGCCCTGGTGGAGATCCTCATCCCTGACGTGCTGCGCCCCATCCCCA gtgCCTTAACTCAAGCAATCCGCAACTTTGCCAAGAGTCTGGAAAGCTGGCTGACCAATGCTATGATGAACATCCCAGAGGAGATGGTCCGCATCAAG GTGACCTCTGCCAGTGCGTTCGCCCAGACCCTGCGGAGGTACACCTCCCTCAACCACCTGGCCCAGGCGGCCCGTGCCGTTCTCCAGAACACCGCCCAGATCAACCAGATGCTCAGCGACCTCAACCGCGTGGACTTTGCCAATGTGCAG GAGCAGGCATCatgggtgtgcaggtgtgaggaCCGCGTGGTGCAGCGGTTGGAGCAGGACTTCAAGCTGACCCTGCAGCAGCAGAACTCCCTGGAGCAGTGGGCTTCCTGGCTGGACGGTGTGGTCTCCCAGGTCCTAAAGCCCTACCAGCACAGCGCCGCCTTCCCCAAGGCCGCCAAACTCTTTCTGCTGAAATGGTCCTTCTACAG CTCCATGGTGATCAGAGACCTGACCCTGCGTAGTGCTGCCAGCTTTGGCTCCTTTCACCTGATCCGGCTGCTCTACGACGAGTACATGTACTACCTGATAGAGCACAGGGTGGCCCAGGCCAAGGGAGAGACACCCATCGCTGTCATGGGCGAG TTTGCCAGTCTGGGCAGGAGTTTGAACCCCTTGGATCCTGACAAAG aagaggaagaggaggaggaagaggagagcgacGATGAGAGCCAGgagctgtctctcccctctgacggggcggggctgggggaggagtcacTGGAGCCCCCAGCTAAGCTGGCCAGAACCGACCAGAGAGTGCTCTTCTCCACAGGCTCGACagactga
- the rfx1a gene encoding MHC class II regulatory factor RFX1a isoform X2, which produces MATSGYVGELQPTSQPQGTGVSVTTGQTSTSDPSTPQFLAEIQTTVTTQPTAAPAGQTTPPDQAPPTPSQNTTPPAQTQYVTAEIQSSPTQSGNSQSTPQYIVVTVTEGSLHSSDSVSDSSPPPAVVQTGVPTQVVQQVQTAQQRSVVQTTSQIAKTEPGTQLNVTNLQPVHLTQEVQQQLQQVPVQHVYTNQVQYVEGGDTSYTTSTIRSGSFSYTDTPLYTQTTAAPYYEAPPSSGSPATTPGTPLTVSVTTGSAGVSMFVAGTGQIVANPTPTAGGGATVVTTGGTANGSGEGAGANGGGGSYVIQGGYMLGGGGGGSNSQSYSHNARASPATVSITEGEESSVPSADKKVQWLLDNYETAEGVSLPRSTLYCHYLLHCQEQKLEPVNAASFGKLIRSVFMGLRTRRLGTRGNSKYHYYGLRIKASSSLIRLMEDQQHLAMRQQPFSQKQRLKPVQKVEGMTNGTAAGSGQQQQGAGLSDISAQVQQYQQFLDASRALPEFPDIDLQGKALPEDIEPEHIKGFQLLYREHCEAILDVMINLQFTLVETLWKTFWRFSQNQAGDSVTLAVHDESEKRLPKSCLVILCKYDPVLRWSRDCDNTLYQALVEILIPDVLRPIPSALTQAIRNFAKSLESWLTNAMMNIPEEMVRIKVTSASAFAQTLRRYTSLNHLAQAARAVLQNTAQINQMLSDLNRVDFANVQEQASWVCRCEDRVVQRLEQDFKLTLQQQNSLEQWASWLDGVVSQVLKPYQHSAAFPKAAKLFLLKWSFYSSMVIRDLTLRSAASFGSFHLIRLLYDEYMYYLIEHRVAQAKGETPIAVMGEFASLGRSLNPLDPDKEEEEEEEEESDDESQELSLPSDGAGLGEESLEPPAKLARTDQRVLFSTGSTD; this is translated from the exons ATGGCCACATCAGGCTACGTGGGGGAGttgcagccaaccagccagcctcaaGGTACAGGTGTAAGTGTGACAACGGGACAGACATCCACCTCAGACCCCTCCACACCGCAGTTCCTGGCTGAGATTCAGACCACAGTGACCACCCAGCCTACAGCAGCACCTGCAGGACAAACCACTCCTCCTGACCaggcccctcccacaccctctcaGAACACCACTCCGCCCGCTCAGACTCAGTATGTGACTGCAGAGATCCAGAGTTCCCCCACGCAGTCTGGGAATTCCCAGAGCACACCTCAGTACATCGTTGTCACGGTCACAG aGGGGTCTCTCCACTCCAGTGACTCAGTGTCtgactccagcccccctccagccgTGGTGCAGACTGGGGTTCCCACTCAGGTTGTGCAGCAGGTTCAGACAGCCCAACAG AGGTCAGTGGTACAGACCACCTCTCAGATAGCCAAGACTGAACCTGGCACCCAGCTCAATGTCACCAACCTGCAGCCTGTCCACCTGACCcaggag GTGCAGCAGCAGTTGCAGCAGGTTCCAGTACAGCATGTGTACACCAACCAGGTTCAATATGTGGAAGGAGGAgacaccagctacaccaccagTACCAT TCGTTCTGGCAGCTTCTCCTACACAGACACCCCTCTGTACACCCAGACCACTGCTGCCCCCTACTACgaagcccctccctcctccgggtCACCGGCCACCACCCCAGGGACCCCATTGACTGTGTCCGTGACAACGGGCTCAGCGGGTGTGTCCATGTTCGTGGCAGGGACGGGCCAGATCGTGGCTAACCCTACCCCCACCGCCGGGGGAGGGGCCACGGTGGTGACCACTGGAGGCACGGCCAACGGGTCCGGGGAAGGGGCAGGGGCCAACGGTGGCGGGGGCAGCTATGTGATCCAGGGGGGGTACATGCTGGGGGGAGGCGGTGGGGGCAGCAACAGTCAGAGCTACTCACACAACGCCCGTGCGTCTCCTGCCACTGTGAGTattacagagggagaggagagtagcgTGCCGTCGGCAGACAAAAAG GTACAGTGGTTACTGGATAACTACGAGACAGCAGAAGGAGTCAGCCTGCCTCGCTCCACCCTCTACTGCCACTACCTGTTGCACTGCCAGGAGCAGAAACTGGAGCCGGTCAACGCCGCCTCGTTCGGCAAACTCATCCGCTCGGTCTTCATGGGGCTGCGGACGCGGCGTCTGGGAACACG gGGTAATTCTAAGTACCACTACTACGGCCTGAGGATCAAGGCCAGCTCGTCTCTCATCAGACTGATGGAGGACCAGCAGCACCTGGCCATGAGGCAGCAGCCTTTCTCCCAGAAACAGAG gttgAAGCCGGTGCagaaggtggaggggatgaCCAATGGCACGGCAGCAGGCTcaggccagcagcagcagggggcGGGGCTCTCTGACATCAGCGCCCAAGTGCAGCAGTACCAGCAGTTCCTGG ATGCATCGCGAGCGCTCCCAGAGTTCCCTGACATCGATCTGCAGGGGAAAGCCCTGCCGGAGGACATAGAGCCAGAGCACATCAAAGGCTTCCAGCTGCTCTATCGGGAACACTGTGAG GCCATCCTGGATGTGATGATCAATCTGCAGTTCACCCTGGTGGAGACCTTGTGGAAGACCTTCTGGAGGTTCAGCCAGAACCAGGCTGGAGACTCAGTCACACTTGCCGT GCATGACGAGTCAGAGAAGCGTCTGCCCAAGTCCTGCCTGGTGATCCTGTGTAAGTATGACCCGGTGCTGCGCTGGAGCCGTGACTGTGACAACACGCTGTACCAGGCCCTGGTGGAGATCCTCATCCCTGACGTGCTGCGCCCCATCCCCA gtgCCTTAACTCAAGCAATCCGCAACTTTGCCAAGAGTCTGGAAAGCTGGCTGACCAATGCTATGATGAACATCCCAGAGGAGATGGTCCGCATCAAG GTGACCTCTGCCAGTGCGTTCGCCCAGACCCTGCGGAGGTACACCTCCCTCAACCACCTGGCCCAGGCGGCCCGTGCCGTTCTCCAGAACACCGCCCAGATCAACCAGATGCTCAGCGACCTCAACCGCGTGGACTTTGCCAATGTGCAG GAGCAGGCATCatgggtgtgcaggtgtgaggaCCGCGTGGTGCAGCGGTTGGAGCAGGACTTCAAGCTGACCCTGCAGCAGCAGAACTCCCTGGAGCAGTGGGCTTCCTGGCTGGACGGTGTGGTCTCCCAGGTCCTAAAGCCCTACCAGCACAGCGCCGCCTTCCCCAAGGCCGCCAAACTCTTTCTGCTGAAATGGTCCTTCTACAG CTCCATGGTGATCAGAGACCTGACCCTGCGTAGTGCTGCCAGCTTTGGCTCCTTTCACCTGATCCGGCTGCTCTACGACGAGTACATGTACTACCTGATAGAGCACAGGGTGGCCCAGGCCAAGGGAGAGACACCCATCGCTGTCATGGGCGAG TTTGCCAGTCTGGGCAGGAGTTTGAACCCCTTGGATCCTGACAAAG aagaggaagaggaggaggaagaggagagcgacGATGAGAGCCAGgagctgtctctcccctctgacggggcggggctgggggaggagtcacTGGAGCCCCCAGCTAAGCTGGCCAGAACCGACCAGAGAGTGCTCTTCTCCACAGGCTCGACagactga
- the rfx1a gene encoding MHC class II regulatory factor RFX1a isoform X1, translating into MATSGYVGELQPTSQPQGTGVSVTTGQTSTSDPSTPQFLAEIQTTVTTQPTAAPAGQTTPPDQAPPTPSQNTTPPAQTQYVTAEIQSSPTQSGNSQSTPQYIVVTVTEGSLHSSDSVSDSSPPPAVVQTGVPTQVVQQVQTAQQRSVVQTTSQIAKTEPGTQLNVTNLQPVHLTQEVQQQLQQVPVQHVYTNQVQYVEGGDTSYTTSTIRSGSFSYTDTPLYTQTTAAPYYEAPPSSGSPATTPGTPLTVSVTTGSAGVSMFVAGTGQIVANPTPTAGGGATVVTTGGTANGSGEGAGANGGGGSYVIQGGYMLGGGGGGSNSQSYSHNARASPATVSITEGEESSVPSADKKSSCVSLPPGQVQWLLDNYETAEGVSLPRSTLYCHYLLHCQEQKLEPVNAASFGKLIRSVFMGLRTRRLGTRGNSKYHYYGLRIKASSSLIRLMEDQQHLAMRQQPFSQKQRLKPVQKVEGMTNGTAAGSGQQQQGAGLSDISAQVQQYQQFLDASRALPEFPDIDLQGKALPEDIEPEHIKGFQLLYREHCEAILDVMINLQFTLVETLWKTFWRFSQNQAGDSVTLAVHDESEKRLPKSCLVILCKYDPVLRWSRDCDNTLYQALVEILIPDVLRPIPSALTQAIRNFAKSLESWLTNAMMNIPEEMVRIKVTSASAFAQTLRRYTSLNHLAQAARAVLQNTAQINQMLSDLNRVDFANVQEQASWVCRCEDRVVQRLEQDFKLTLQQQNSLEQWASWLDGVVSQVLKPYQHSAAFPKAAKLFLLKWSFYSSMVIRDLTLRSAASFGSFHLIRLLYDEYMYYLIEHRVAQAKGETPIAVMGEFASLGRSLNPLDPDKEEEEEEEEESDDESQELSLPSDGAGLGEESLEPPAKLARTDQRVLFSTGSTD; encoded by the exons ATGGCCACATCAGGCTACGTGGGGGAGttgcagccaaccagccagcctcaaGGTACAGGTGTAAGTGTGACAACGGGACAGACATCCACCTCAGACCCCTCCACACCGCAGTTCCTGGCTGAGATTCAGACCACAGTGACCACCCAGCCTACAGCAGCACCTGCAGGACAAACCACTCCTCCTGACCaggcccctcccacaccctctcaGAACACCACTCCGCCCGCTCAGACTCAGTATGTGACTGCAGAGATCCAGAGTTCCCCCACGCAGTCTGGGAATTCCCAGAGCACACCTCAGTACATCGTTGTCACGGTCACAG aGGGGTCTCTCCACTCCAGTGACTCAGTGTCtgactccagcccccctccagccgTGGTGCAGACTGGGGTTCCCACTCAGGTTGTGCAGCAGGTTCAGACAGCCCAACAG AGGTCAGTGGTACAGACCACCTCTCAGATAGCCAAGACTGAACCTGGCACCCAGCTCAATGTCACCAACCTGCAGCCTGTCCACCTGACCcaggag GTGCAGCAGCAGTTGCAGCAGGTTCCAGTACAGCATGTGTACACCAACCAGGTTCAATATGTGGAAGGAGGAgacaccagctacaccaccagTACCAT TCGTTCTGGCAGCTTCTCCTACACAGACACCCCTCTGTACACCCAGACCACTGCTGCCCCCTACTACgaagcccctccctcctccgggtCACCGGCCACCACCCCAGGGACCCCATTGACTGTGTCCGTGACAACGGGCTCAGCGGGTGTGTCCATGTTCGTGGCAGGGACGGGCCAGATCGTGGCTAACCCTACCCCCACCGCCGGGGGAGGGGCCACGGTGGTGACCACTGGAGGCACGGCCAACGGGTCCGGGGAAGGGGCAGGGGCCAACGGTGGCGGGGGCAGCTATGTGATCCAGGGGGGGTACATGCTGGGGGGAGGCGGTGGGGGCAGCAACAGTCAGAGCTACTCACACAACGCCCGTGCGTCTCCTGCCACTGTGAGTattacagagggagaggagagtagcgTGCCGTCGGCAGACAAAAAG tcctcctgtgtctctctgcctcctggcCAGGTACAGTGGTTACTGGATAACTACGAGACAGCAGAAGGAGTCAGCCTGCCTCGCTCCACCCTCTACTGCCACTACCTGTTGCACTGCCAGGAGCAGAAACTGGAGCCGGTCAACGCCGCCTCGTTCGGCAAACTCATCCGCTCGGTCTTCATGGGGCTGCGGACGCGGCGTCTGGGAACACG gGGTAATTCTAAGTACCACTACTACGGCCTGAGGATCAAGGCCAGCTCGTCTCTCATCAGACTGATGGAGGACCAGCAGCACCTGGCCATGAGGCAGCAGCCTTTCTCCCAGAAACAGAG gttgAAGCCGGTGCagaaggtggaggggatgaCCAATGGCACGGCAGCAGGCTcaggccagcagcagcagggggcGGGGCTCTCTGACATCAGCGCCCAAGTGCAGCAGTACCAGCAGTTCCTGG ATGCATCGCGAGCGCTCCCAGAGTTCCCTGACATCGATCTGCAGGGGAAAGCCCTGCCGGAGGACATAGAGCCAGAGCACATCAAAGGCTTCCAGCTGCTCTATCGGGAACACTGTGAG GCCATCCTGGATGTGATGATCAATCTGCAGTTCACCCTGGTGGAGACCTTGTGGAAGACCTTCTGGAGGTTCAGCCAGAACCAGGCTGGAGACTCAGTCACACTTGCCGT GCATGACGAGTCAGAGAAGCGTCTGCCCAAGTCCTGCCTGGTGATCCTGTGTAAGTATGACCCGGTGCTGCGCTGGAGCCGTGACTGTGACAACACGCTGTACCAGGCCCTGGTGGAGATCCTCATCCCTGACGTGCTGCGCCCCATCCCCA gtgCCTTAACTCAAGCAATCCGCAACTTTGCCAAGAGTCTGGAAAGCTGGCTGACCAATGCTATGATGAACATCCCAGAGGAGATGGTCCGCATCAAG GTGACCTCTGCCAGTGCGTTCGCCCAGACCCTGCGGAGGTACACCTCCCTCAACCACCTGGCCCAGGCGGCCCGTGCCGTTCTCCAGAACACCGCCCAGATCAACCAGATGCTCAGCGACCTCAACCGCGTGGACTTTGCCAATGTGCAG GAGCAGGCATCatgggtgtgcaggtgtgaggaCCGCGTGGTGCAGCGGTTGGAGCAGGACTTCAAGCTGACCCTGCAGCAGCAGAACTCCCTGGAGCAGTGGGCTTCCTGGCTGGACGGTGTGGTCTCCCAGGTCCTAAAGCCCTACCAGCACAGCGCCGCCTTCCCCAAGGCCGCCAAACTCTTTCTGCTGAAATGGTCCTTCTACAG CTCCATGGTGATCAGAGACCTGACCCTGCGTAGTGCTGCCAGCTTTGGCTCCTTTCACCTGATCCGGCTGCTCTACGACGAGTACATGTACTACCTGATAGAGCACAGGGTGGCCCAGGCCAAGGGAGAGACACCCATCGCTGTCATGGGCGAG TTTGCCAGTCTGGGCAGGAGTTTGAACCCCTTGGATCCTGACAAAG aagaggaagaggaggaggaagaggagagcgacGATGAGAGCCAGgagctgtctctcccctctgacggggcggggctgggggaggagtcacTGGAGCCCCCAGCTAAGCTGGCCAGAACCGACCAGAGAGTGCTCTTCTCCACAGGCTCGACagactga
- the rfx1a gene encoding MHC class II regulatory factor RFX1a isoform X3, producing the protein MATSGYVGELQPTSQPQGTGVSVTTGQTSTSDPSTPQFLAEIQTTVTTQPTAAPAGQTTPPDQAPPTPSQNTTPPAQTQYVTAEIQSSPTQSGNSQSTPQYIVVTVTEGSLHSSDSVSDSSPPPAVVQTGVPTQVVQQVQTAQQRSVVQTTSQIAKTEPGTQLNVTNLQPVHLTQEVQQQLQQVPVQHVYTNQVQYVEGGDTSYTTSTIRSGSFSYTDTPLYTQTTAAPYYEAPPSSGSPATTPGTPLTVSVTTGSAGVSMFVAGTGQIVANPTPTAGGGATVVTTGGTANGSGEGAGANGGGGSYVIQGGYMLGGGGGGSNSQSYSHNARASPATVQWLLDNYETAEGVSLPRSTLYCHYLLHCQEQKLEPVNAASFGKLIRSVFMGLRTRRLGTRGNSKYHYYGLRIKASSSLIRLMEDQQHLAMRQQPFSQKQRLKPVQKVEGMTNGTAAGSGQQQQGAGLSDISAQVQQYQQFLDASRALPEFPDIDLQGKALPEDIEPEHIKGFQLLYREHCEAILDVMINLQFTLVETLWKTFWRFSQNQAGDSVTLAVHDESEKRLPKSCLVILCKYDPVLRWSRDCDNTLYQALVEILIPDVLRPIPSALTQAIRNFAKSLESWLTNAMMNIPEEMVRIKVTSASAFAQTLRRYTSLNHLAQAARAVLQNTAQINQMLSDLNRVDFANVQEQASWVCRCEDRVVQRLEQDFKLTLQQQNSLEQWASWLDGVVSQVLKPYQHSAAFPKAAKLFLLKWSFYSSMVIRDLTLRSAASFGSFHLIRLLYDEYMYYLIEHRVAQAKGETPIAVMGEFASLGRSLNPLDPDKEEEEEEEEESDDESQELSLPSDGAGLGEESLEPPAKLARTDQRVLFSTGSTD; encoded by the exons ATGGCCACATCAGGCTACGTGGGGGAGttgcagccaaccagccagcctcaaGGTACAGGTGTAAGTGTGACAACGGGACAGACATCCACCTCAGACCCCTCCACACCGCAGTTCCTGGCTGAGATTCAGACCACAGTGACCACCCAGCCTACAGCAGCACCTGCAGGACAAACCACTCCTCCTGACCaggcccctcccacaccctctcaGAACACCACTCCGCCCGCTCAGACTCAGTATGTGACTGCAGAGATCCAGAGTTCCCCCACGCAGTCTGGGAATTCCCAGAGCACACCTCAGTACATCGTTGTCACGGTCACAG aGGGGTCTCTCCACTCCAGTGACTCAGTGTCtgactccagcccccctccagccgTGGTGCAGACTGGGGTTCCCACTCAGGTTGTGCAGCAGGTTCAGACAGCCCAACAG AGGTCAGTGGTACAGACCACCTCTCAGATAGCCAAGACTGAACCTGGCACCCAGCTCAATGTCACCAACCTGCAGCCTGTCCACCTGACCcaggag GTGCAGCAGCAGTTGCAGCAGGTTCCAGTACAGCATGTGTACACCAACCAGGTTCAATATGTGGAAGGAGGAgacaccagctacaccaccagTACCAT TCGTTCTGGCAGCTTCTCCTACACAGACACCCCTCTGTACACCCAGACCACTGCTGCCCCCTACTACgaagcccctccctcctccgggtCACCGGCCACCACCCCAGGGACCCCATTGACTGTGTCCGTGACAACGGGCTCAGCGGGTGTGTCCATGTTCGTGGCAGGGACGGGCCAGATCGTGGCTAACCCTACCCCCACCGCCGGGGGAGGGGCCACGGTGGTGACCACTGGAGGCACGGCCAACGGGTCCGGGGAAGGGGCAGGGGCCAACGGTGGCGGGGGCAGCTATGTGATCCAGGGGGGGTACATGCTGGGGGGAGGCGGTGGGGGCAGCAACAGTCAGAGCTACTCACACAACGCCCGTGCGTCTCCTGCCACT GTACAGTGGTTACTGGATAACTACGAGACAGCAGAAGGAGTCAGCCTGCCTCGCTCCACCCTCTACTGCCACTACCTGTTGCACTGCCAGGAGCAGAAACTGGAGCCGGTCAACGCCGCCTCGTTCGGCAAACTCATCCGCTCGGTCTTCATGGGGCTGCGGACGCGGCGTCTGGGAACACG gGGTAATTCTAAGTACCACTACTACGGCCTGAGGATCAAGGCCAGCTCGTCTCTCATCAGACTGATGGAGGACCAGCAGCACCTGGCCATGAGGCAGCAGCCTTTCTCCCAGAAACAGAG gttgAAGCCGGTGCagaaggtggaggggatgaCCAATGGCACGGCAGCAGGCTcaggccagcagcagcagggggcGGGGCTCTCTGACATCAGCGCCCAAGTGCAGCAGTACCAGCAGTTCCTGG ATGCATCGCGAGCGCTCCCAGAGTTCCCTGACATCGATCTGCAGGGGAAAGCCCTGCCGGAGGACATAGAGCCAGAGCACATCAAAGGCTTCCAGCTGCTCTATCGGGAACACTGTGAG GCCATCCTGGATGTGATGATCAATCTGCAGTTCACCCTGGTGGAGACCTTGTGGAAGACCTTCTGGAGGTTCAGCCAGAACCAGGCTGGAGACTCAGTCACACTTGCCGT GCATGACGAGTCAGAGAAGCGTCTGCCCAAGTCCTGCCTGGTGATCCTGTGTAAGTATGACCCGGTGCTGCGCTGGAGCCGTGACTGTGACAACACGCTGTACCAGGCCCTGGTGGAGATCCTCATCCCTGACGTGCTGCGCCCCATCCCCA gtgCCTTAACTCAAGCAATCCGCAACTTTGCCAAGAGTCTGGAAAGCTGGCTGACCAATGCTATGATGAACATCCCAGAGGAGATGGTCCGCATCAAG GTGACCTCTGCCAGTGCGTTCGCCCAGACCCTGCGGAGGTACACCTCCCTCAACCACCTGGCCCAGGCGGCCCGTGCCGTTCTCCAGAACACCGCCCAGATCAACCAGATGCTCAGCGACCTCAACCGCGTGGACTTTGCCAATGTGCAG GAGCAGGCATCatgggtgtgcaggtgtgaggaCCGCGTGGTGCAGCGGTTGGAGCAGGACTTCAAGCTGACCCTGCAGCAGCAGAACTCCCTGGAGCAGTGGGCTTCCTGGCTGGACGGTGTGGTCTCCCAGGTCCTAAAGCCCTACCAGCACAGCGCCGCCTTCCCCAAGGCCGCCAAACTCTTTCTGCTGAAATGGTCCTTCTACAG CTCCATGGTGATCAGAGACCTGACCCTGCGTAGTGCTGCCAGCTTTGGCTCCTTTCACCTGATCCGGCTGCTCTACGACGAGTACATGTACTACCTGATAGAGCACAGGGTGGCCCAGGCCAAGGGAGAGACACCCATCGCTGTCATGGGCGAG TTTGCCAGTCTGGGCAGGAGTTTGAACCCCTTGGATCCTGACAAAG aagaggaagaggaggaggaagaggagagcgacGATGAGAGCCAGgagctgtctctcccctctgacggggcggggctgggggaggagtcacTGGAGCCCCCAGCTAAGCTGGCCAGAACCGACCAGAGAGTGCTCTTCTCCACAGGCTCGACagactga